In the Denticeps clupeoides unplaced genomic scaffold, fDenClu1.1, whole genome shotgun sequence genome, one interval contains:
- the LOC114780434 gene encoding E3 ubiquitin-protein ligase TRIM17-like has product MARESAVLENLRCSICTEFFTEPVTLSCEGQHTFCRSCIQASLNAGHGCCPECRTPIKKRTFKVNRILSNMVEELKGERGHRNVCAEHGEMLQIYCLTDKALVCLVCRDSRAHKGHKFQPLKEAAQQLKKKVQRDAPSTLALLREDISKVEKFVALQRSELNCSKERADRIKGQIRAQFKELVEELKKTEQEELRKVEQMKELVCMQENLTEMEKVLARAKERESSLQSALDCKDLSGVLLDWQKTSPLKGEHQGLSPSASFPRLSLRQNRLEVRQTKSLGDCVKWAGLRRSTARNFTLGKKTPSPPTLFSGSDLFKFLRSPNPV; this is encoded by the coding sequence ATGGCCAGGGAGTCTGCAGTCCTGGAGAACTTGCGCTGCTCCATCTGCACAGAGTTCTTCACCGAGCCGGTCACGCTCAGCTGTGAGGGTCAGCACACCTTCTGTAGGTCATGTATCCAGGCCAGCTTGAACGCTGGGCATGGATGCTGTCCAGAGTGCAGAACCCCGATCAAGAAACGGACCTTCAAGGTGAACCGGATCCTCAGCAACatggtggaggagctgaagggGGAACGAGGCCACAGGAACGTGTGTGCAGAACACGGCGAGATGCTGCAGATCTACTGCCTGACGGATAAAGCCCTGGTGTGCCTGGTGTGCCGCGACAGCCGGGCGCACAAAGGTCACAAGTTCCAGCCGCTGAAGGAGGCGGCACAGCAGCTGAAGAAgaaggtgcagagagacgctcCCTCCACCCTGGCCCTCTTGAGGGAGGACATCAGTAAGGTGGAGAAGTTTGTGGCTCTTCAGCGCAGCGAGTTAAACTGCAGCAAGGAGAGAGCGGACAGAATAAAAGGCCAGATCCGCGCTCAGTtcaaggagctggtggaggagctgaagaagaCAGAGCAGGAGGAGCTGAGGAAGGTGGAGCAGATGAAGGAGCTGGTCTGCATGCAGGAGAACCTGACGGAGATGGAGAAGGTCCTGGCCAGGGCCAAGGAGCGAGAGAGCAGCCTCCAGTCTGCGCTGGACTGTAAAGACCTGAGCGGCGTCCTGCTGGACTGGCAGAAGACCAGTCCTCTGAAGGGGGAGCACCAGGGACTCAGCCCCTCCGCCAGCTTCCCCCGCCTCAGCCTGCGGCAGAACCGCCTGGAGGTCCGGCAGACCAAGAGCCTGGGCGACTGCGTCAAGTGGGCGGGGCTCAGGAGGTCCACCGCCAGGAACTTTACTTTGGGCAAGAAGACCCCCAGCCCCCCAACTCTGTTCTCGGGGAGCGACCTCTTCAAGTTCCTGAGAAGCCCAAACCCAGTTTAA
- the rnf121 gene encoding RING finger protein 121, with amino-acid sequence MAGVFEVEVDGVEHDHHGHGRSDDAPQVDLSQLSPEEKWRLEHARMHAKHKGHEAMHAEMVLILIVTLVLAQLVLVQWKQRHPKSYNLVTLFQMWVVPLYFTTKLHWWRFLVTWLIFSVVTAFISFRATRKPLGCTTPRLVYKWFLLLYKISYTTGIVGYAVIMFTLFGLNLLLRIKPEDAMDFGVSLLFYGLYYGVLGRDFAEMCADFMASTVGYYSASGMPTKHLSDSICAVCGQPTLVDVSEEGIIENTYRLSCNHVFHEFCIRGWCIVGKKQTCPYCKEKVDLKRMFSNPWERPHVMYGQLLDWLRYLVAWQPVIIGLVQGINFILGLE; translated from the exons ATGGCGGGGGTGTTCGAGGTGGAGGTTGACGGTGTGGAGCACGACCACCACGGACACGGGCGCAGCGACGACGCGCCTCAG GTTGACCTGTCCCAGCTGTCCCCGGAGGAGAAGTGGAG GTTGGAACATGCCAGGATGCACGCCAAACACAAGGGCCATGAGGCCATGCATGCCGAGATGGTGCTCATCCTCATAGTCACCCTGGTCCTCGCCCAGCTCGTCCTGGTCCAGTGGAAGCAGAGACACCCCAAGTCCTACAAC CTGGTGACGTTGTTCCAGATGTGGGTGGTCCCGCTGTACTTCACCACGAAGCTTCACTGGTGGCGTTTCCTGGTGACTTGGCTCATCTTCTCGGTGGTGACGGCGTTCATCAGCTTCCGTGCGACTCGTAAGCCCCTGGGCTGCACCACGCCCAG GCTGGTGTATAAATGGTTCCTCCTCCTCTACAAGATCAGCTACACCACGGGCATTGTGGGATATGCGGTCATCATGTTCACGCTGTTCGGCCTCAACCTGCTGCTCAG GATAAAGCCTGAAGATGCCATGGACTTCGGCGTGTCCCTGCTCTTCTACGGTCTCTACTACGGCGTTCTGGGACGGGACTTTGCGGAGATGTGTGCAGACTTCATGGCCTCAACAGTCGGG TACTACAGCGCGTCAGGGATGCCCACGAAGCATCTGTCGGACAGCATCTGTGCCGTGTGTGGACAGCCCACCCTGGTGGACGTGAGCGAGGAGGGCATCATCGAGAACACGTACCGGCTGTCCTGCAACCACGT GTTCCATGAATTCTGCATACGAggctggtgcattgtgggaaagaaACAGACGTGTCCGTACTGTAAGGAGAAGGTGGATCTGAAGAGGATGTTCAGCAACCC ATGGGAACGGCCGCACGTGATGTACGGTCAGCTGCTCGACTGGCTGCGCTACCTGGTTGCCTGGCAGCCTGTAATAATCGGACTGGTGCAGGGGATCAACTTCATCTTAGGACTGGAGTAA
- the xndc1 gene encoding protein XNDC1N, whose protein sequence is MAPIRIKHVISFTSQDPQNGVENLCRVAADGRPWLSDPQDRSGVLKVELQLEQVAAVGFVDVGNCGSAFIQIDAGRSSWSQDRPYVVLLPTATLMSPVDSQDGRGRHAVRMFKKADFLSEGLDQMWDRLRVTCTQPYRRNAQFGLSFLQVRSPEDTPTFTVQEAPTTPDKRTAVEEWLSSPVVQRTFFGTKTIRSPVNLSRTERMLLTAASRSLPQPPCRGSSSPPIRRQRWTPNSPSTRAKRPQASAATSRVEEPKTPRSRQKQRHGATHCPSPAASSHQTLVEPETVCPLCGVVYSADLLRLHAASCMESEPPTSHSADLESWL, encoded by the exons ATGGCTCCAATCCGAATAAAACACGTCATTTCTTTCACATCACAG GACCCTCAGAACGGGGTGGAGAACCTGTGCCGGGTGGCGGCGGATGGGCGTCCGTGGCTGTCGGACCCGCAGGACAGATCCGGGGTGCTGAAGGTTGAGCTGCAGCTGGAGCAGGTTGCTGCTGTGGGCTTCGTTGATGTCG GTAACTGCGGCTCCGCGTTCATCCAGATTGATGCCGGACGTTCCTCCTGGTCACAGGACCGTCCCTACGTGGTTCTCCTGCCCACAGCGACGCTGATGAGCCCCGTGGACTCGCAGGACGGCCGGGGCCGACATGCGGTGCGGATGTTTAAAAAGG CTGATTTCCTGTCTGAAGGTCTGGACCAGATGTGGGACCGGCTGCGAGTCACCTGCACACAACCCTACAGAAGAAATGCACAGTTTGGCTTGTCCTTCCTGCAGGTGCGCAGTCCAGAGGACACGCCCACCTTCACTGTGCAGGAGGCTccg ACGACTCCAGACAAGCGGACCGCGGTGGAGGAGTGGCTCTCCAGTCCTGTGGTCCAGAGAACATTTTTTGGAACAAAGACCAT CAGGAGCCCCGTGAATCTGAGTCGGACCGAGCGAATGCTCCTCACAGCCGCCTCACGCTCTCTTCCTCAACCCCCCTGCAGAGGTTCCTCCAGCCCCCCTATACGCAGACAGAGATGGACCCCCAACTCACCATCCACAAGAGCCAAAC GCCCTCAAGCATCTGCAGCAACCAGCAGAGTGGAGGAACCAAAGACGCCTCGCAG CAGGCAGAAACAGAGACACGGCGCTACCCACTGTCCCAGTCCAGCAGCATCTTCTCACCAGACTCTGGTGGAACCAGAGACCGTGTGTCCTCTCTGtggag TTGTTTACAGCGCCGACTTGCTGCGTCTCCACGCCGCCTCCTGCATGGAGTCCGAGCCGCCCACTTCCCACAGTGCT